The following coding sequences lie in one Neorhodopirellula lusitana genomic window:
- a CDS encoding glycoside hydrolase family 97 protein, whose amino-acid sequence MIAASNLSAAPVTVASPNGQVAVSFEVYDGRLFYSVDWQDRSIVEPSKVEILSNAKTSITGHAARESDTKWKPVYGQFSTIRDHHRELTLSLTCNDKPVELVCRVYDSGVGFRFVLPAESAGEKLTYFSECKLVDGETYYSGQRGTQFNDPAKVRRPSVPLVTQRHDGMHVGFLESDLYSAAGFEIMRIGFAAANQTFTGTSWAVCSGEGQVTPWRVILIGETAGDLTINTVALNLAAPCRLSDTSWIKPGKGLWDWRIHGYDNGEFVYDINTRSYLRLIDFCADQGLEYLTVDDHWFTSARDGKMTVSPDVDIAKVISYAQEKGVMIMLYYDRRKGNFGDNTLFEHYAKLGAAGMKYGFMGNKAAFTRESIDAAAKNHLLINFHDGPVPMAGVERTMPNLISREYCHGQQDSRSAFTPETFLKMAMVSSLVGPLDMSNGNFGINSINAGERIKGPKKKNSYISTVVSEVARNLVIYTGLVTLPDAPEEYLKKADLFDFLKQMPATWDDTRILNSKIGNYISVARRTGDEWFIGSVNDQTARQLDIKLDFLNPGQTYEATVFQDSADSHGVKNPEAYEIHTISVKQGDVIPAKMAVGGGHAIILRPSTMAPVAIK is encoded by the coding sequence GTGATAGCAGCGTCCAACCTGTCCGCAGCCCCAGTGACGGTTGCGTCGCCCAATGGTCAGGTTGCTGTGTCGTTTGAAGTCTACGACGGCAGGCTGTTCTATTCCGTGGATTGGCAAGACCGTTCGATCGTTGAACCTTCCAAGGTGGAGATCCTATCCAACGCCAAGACGTCGATCACCGGCCACGCCGCGCGTGAAAGCGACACCAAATGGAAGCCGGTCTATGGCCAGTTCAGCACGATCCGAGATCATCATCGTGAATTGACGCTTTCGCTGACCTGCAACGACAAGCCCGTTGAACTGGTTTGCCGCGTTTATGATTCGGGTGTTGGGTTCCGATTTGTCTTGCCGGCGGAATCCGCAGGCGAGAAGTTGACGTACTTCAGTGAGTGCAAGCTAGTTGACGGCGAAACCTACTATTCGGGGCAACGCGGTACCCAATTCAATGATCCAGCAAAGGTCAGACGCCCCAGCGTTCCACTCGTAACGCAGCGGCACGACGGAATGCATGTCGGTTTCCTGGAGTCCGATTTGTACTCCGCCGCCGGTTTTGAAATCATGAGGATCGGTTTCGCTGCGGCAAATCAAACCTTCACGGGCACCAGTTGGGCCGTCTGTAGTGGTGAAGGTCAGGTCACACCTTGGCGAGTGATCTTGATCGGCGAGACGGCCGGTGATTTGACAATCAACACGGTCGCGTTGAACTTGGCCGCCCCCTGCAGACTGTCCGACACGAGCTGGATCAAACCCGGCAAAGGGCTCTGGGACTGGCGGATCCACGGTTACGACAATGGTGAATTTGTCTATGACATCAACACCCGTAGCTACCTGCGGCTAATCGATTTCTGTGCCGACCAGGGCCTCGAGTATCTGACCGTCGACGACCATTGGTTCACCTCGGCTCGTGACGGAAAGATGACCGTTTCGCCCGACGTCGACATCGCCAAGGTGATCAGCTATGCCCAAGAGAAAGGCGTGATGATCATGCTCTACTATGATCGCAGGAAGGGCAACTTCGGGGACAATACGCTCTTCGAACACTATGCCAAACTTGGTGCGGCCGGCATGAAGTACGGATTCATGGGCAACAAAGCCGCGTTCACTCGCGAGAGCATTGATGCGGCTGCCAAGAACCATCTGCTAATCAACTTTCACGATGGGCCAGTGCCGATGGCCGGCGTCGAGCGAACGATGCCGAACTTGATTTCTCGCGAGTATTGCCACGGGCAACAGGACAGCCGAAGTGCCTTCACGCCAGAAACTTTCCTTAAGATGGCAATGGTCAGTTCGCTCGTCGGACCGCTGGATATGTCCAACGGAAATTTTGGCATCAATAGCATTAACGCGGGTGAACGAATAAAGGGCCCCAAGAAAAAGAACAGCTATATTTCAACGGTCGTCAGCGAAGTGGCTCGCAACCTGGTGATCTACACCGGACTCGTCACCTTGCCCGACGCGCCGGAAGAGTACCTGAAGAAGGCGGATCTATTCGACTTCCTGAAGCAGATGCCCGCGACTTGGGACGACACTCGCATCCTGAACTCGAAGATCGGCAACTACATTTCCGTTGCTCGGCGAACGGGTGACGAGTGGTTCATCGGATCGGTCAACGATCAGACCGCTCGCCAGCTCGACATCAAGCTCGACTTCCTGAATCCAGGCCAGACGTATGAAGCCACCGTTTTCCAGGACTCCGCGGACTCACACGGTGTGAAGAACCCCGAAGCCTATGAGATCCACACCATTAGTGTAAAGCAAGGTGACGTGATCCCGGCAAAGATGGCGGTGGGCGGCGGACACGCCATCATCCTGCGTCCCTCCACTATGGCACCGGTCGCAATCAAGTAA
- a CDS encoding alpha/beta hydrolase fold domain-containing protein → MTNKLTTRKLTYCLFALILFPSTLVAQTAESRLRARMSRNDANGDGKLTEAEFDGPQRLFQRLDVDGDGILVIEETVAKIENARSNVADAIETPSKDATTPQRMTARQRLQAMRGNNRRIVEPDYVDVKYGEHERHVFDVYLAETDEPAPCMIWIHGGGFRRGDKSEGALFSRSFTENGIHYVTLNYRLSQHAIAPACFDDCVRALQTIRLNADKWNIDKTRIAIGGGSAGAGLSQWIAFSPDQANPLAEDPVLHESSRVTALVLLNAQTSYDYRWIKQHIPGDAWKGDGLQELFGYDVNRLDEISDQKYELIEEYSPINHLTDDDPPMLLFYRRSTDPEIAKANAMDGIHHPIFGTELKKQADRLGVSCQVFSVDSEQEKAIYHRRWELAVEFLHEQFASQN, encoded by the coding sequence ATGACCAACAAACTAACAACCCGAAAACTGACCTACTGTCTATTCGCCTTAATCCTATTTCCGTCGACTCTGGTGGCACAAACCGCCGAAAGTCGACTCCGTGCTCGAATGTCCAGGAACGACGCGAACGGTGACGGCAAACTGACGGAAGCCGAGTTCGATGGTCCTCAGCGTCTCTTCCAGAGACTGGACGTTGACGGTGACGGAATCCTGGTGATCGAAGAAACGGTGGCCAAGATAGAGAACGCTCGATCGAACGTCGCCGACGCAATCGAAACACCTTCAAAAGACGCGACTACTCCGCAGCGAATGACGGCGCGTCAACGACTGCAAGCAATGCGAGGAAACAATAGGCGAATTGTAGAGCCTGATTATGTGGACGTAAAATATGGTGAACATGAACGGCATGTTTTTGACGTCTACCTAGCCGAAACCGACGAACCGGCGCCCTGCATGATCTGGATTCACGGCGGGGGATTTCGCAGAGGCGATAAGTCAGAGGGCGCATTGTTTTCGCGATCTTTCACCGAGAACGGCATCCACTACGTGACACTGAACTATCGACTTAGCCAACATGCGATCGCACCGGCCTGTTTCGACGATTGTGTTCGGGCGTTGCAAACGATCCGGCTGAATGCAGACAAATGGAATATTGACAAGACACGAATCGCGATTGGTGGCGGTTCAGCGGGTGCCGGACTTTCACAGTGGATTGCCTTCAGTCCAGATCAAGCCAACCCGCTCGCCGAGGATCCTGTATTGCATGAATCGTCGCGAGTCACCGCACTCGTCCTGCTCAACGCGCAAACGTCGTACGACTATCGATGGATCAAACAGCACATCCCAGGCGACGCTTGGAAAGGAGACGGCTTGCAGGAACTCTTTGGCTACGACGTCAATCGCTTGGACGAAATCTCCGACCAGAAATACGAGCTGATCGAAGAGTATTCTCCGATCAACCACCTTACCGACGACGATCCACCGATGCTGTTGTTCTATCGCCGTTCCACTGACCCCGAAATCGCCAAAGCCAACGCGATGGATGGCATTCACCATCCTATTTTCGGCACCGAACTGAAGAAGCAGGCCGATCGCTTGGGAGTCAGTTGTCAGGTCTTTTCAGTTGACAGTGAGCAGGAAAAGGCGATCTATCACCGCCGATGGGAACTGGCGGTCGAATTTCTTCACGAGCAGTTCGCAAGTCAAAACTAG
- a CDS encoding alpha/beta hydrolase family protein produces the protein MIKRQAFMLVWLPVLLVTHLHCVQGQDSVIDLPKNLDQARSRNVPMVFHLPKQSEACPLVLVSHGGAGSRHGMYALASEVCRNGFVVACLEHVTSNTDNIRQRMRQSGVGFRAALLESADDMVPRKNRPLDVRFAIDLAEKLNADDPRFKGRMDLSNIAIIGHSYGAYTAMVACGAKPVELRGDLSEPRIKLAVALSPQSSNGKFFDKNSFKNVTQPFVGISGTRDISGQGHRDFFELIDKGDTHLLWFHDANHFSFSDPTGGPRRLPNPDTDVTNALQVIVPRILAKYLRDEGELDRDMREELIRKSLGGTVREIEWKVKSDGIPQ, from the coding sequence ATGATCAAGCGTCAAGCCTTCATGCTCGTGTGGTTACCAGTCTTGCTGGTTACCCATCTCCATTGCGTGCAAGGGCAAGACTCCGTAATCGACTTACCAAAGAATTTGGACCAGGCTCGTAGTCGAAACGTGCCAATGGTGTTCCACCTGCCAAAGCAAAGCGAGGCGTGCCCCTTGGTACTGGTGTCGCACGGTGGCGCCGGAAGTCGTCATGGGATGTACGCGTTGGCTTCCGAGGTGTGTCGCAACGGTTTCGTGGTCGCGTGCCTGGAACATGTCACCAGCAACACCGACAACATTCGCCAGCGAATGCGTCAAAGCGGAGTTGGGTTTCGAGCCGCGCTTCTGGAAAGCGCCGATGACATGGTTCCACGAAAGAACCGCCCCTTGGATGTTCGTTTTGCGATCGACCTTGCGGAAAAGTTGAATGCGGATGATCCGCGTTTCAAGGGGCGAATGGATTTGTCCAATATCGCAATCATCGGACATTCTTATGGTGCCTACACCGCCATGGTGGCCTGCGGGGCGAAACCGGTCGAACTGCGGGGGGACCTGTCTGAACCTCGGATCAAACTTGCGGTAGCGCTCAGCCCGCAGAGTTCCAACGGAAAGTTCTTTGACAAAAACAGCTTCAAAAACGTTACGCAACCGTTCGTCGGAATTTCCGGTACGCGGGACATCTCTGGCCAAGGACATCGAGACTTCTTCGAGTTGATTGACAAGGGTGACACGCACCTGCTGTGGTTTCACGACGCGAATCACTTTAGCTTTTCCGACCCAACCGGCGGCCCACGCAGGCTTCCAAATCCTGACACCGACGTAACGAACGCCTTGCAGGTGATCGTGCCTCGCATCCTGGCGAAGTACCTACGTGATGAAGGCGAACTTGACCGCGACATGCGAGAAGAACTGATCCGCAAGAGCTTAGGCGGCACCGTTCGTGAAATAGAATGGAAGGTGAAATCGGATGGCATCCCCCAGTGA